One Bacillus sp. FJAT-52991 genomic region harbors:
- the tig gene encoding trigger factor, translated as MSAKWEKLEGNQGVLTVEVDAEAVSNGLDAAFKKVVKNINVPGFRKGKMPRAMFEKRFGVESLYQDALDFILPEAYGKAIEEAGIDPVDRPEIDIEQMEKGKELIFKATVTVKPEVKLGEYKGLEVEKMSTEVTEEDVQNELTSLQKRHAELVVKEDGKVEADDTVVLDFEGFVNGEAFEGGKAENYSLVIGSGTFIPGFEDQLMGMAAGEEKDVEVTFPEEYHAEELAGQPAVFKVTLHEIKSQELPELNDEFAKETDEAAETLAELKEKIQQRLEEQKKNEAEQTLRDTLVEKAVESVEVDIPEVMVESEIDRMLQEFTQNLSMQGMNLDLYYQFSGQSETDLRNQMKENAETRVRTSLTLEAIAVAENLEATEEDLEQELTKMSEQFNLSVEDIKKALGSTESMKGDLKIRKAVEFLVENSKTSA; from the coding sequence ATGTCTGCAAAATGGGAAAAGTTAGAAGGGAACCAAGGCGTTCTTACAGTAGAAGTAGATGCAGAAGCGGTCAGCAATGGTCTTGATGCTGCATTTAAAAAAGTAGTAAAAAATATTAACGTACCTGGATTCCGTAAAGGTAAAATGCCTCGTGCAATGTTTGAAAAACGCTTCGGTGTAGAGTCTCTATATCAAGATGCGCTTGATTTCATTCTTCCAGAAGCATACGGAAAAGCGATCGAAGAAGCAGGTATTGATCCAGTAGATCGTCCAGAAATCGATATCGAGCAAATGGAAAAAGGTAAAGAGCTAATCTTCAAAGCGACTGTTACAGTAAAGCCTGAAGTAAAGCTTGGTGAATATAAAGGTCTTGAAGTGGAAAAAATGAGCACAGAAGTGACAGAAGAAGACGTTCAAAATGAATTGACTTCTTTACAAAAACGTCATGCAGAGCTTGTTGTGAAAGAAGACGGTAAAGTTGAAGCTGACGATACAGTTGTTTTAGACTTTGAAGGTTTTGTTAACGGTGAAGCATTTGAAGGCGGAAAAGCTGAAAACTATTCATTAGTGATCGGTTCTGGCACGTTCATCCCAGGCTTTGAAGATCAATTGATGGGTATGGCAGCTGGCGAAGAAAAAGACGTGGAAGTAACATTCCCTGAAGAATATCATGCTGAAGAGCTTGCAGGTCAACCTGCAGTATTCAAAGTGACACTTCATGAAATTAAGTCTCAAGAGCTTCCTGAACTTAATGATGAATTTGCAAAAGAAACAGATGAAGCAGCAGAAACTCTTGCTGAATTAAAAGAAAAAATTCAACAACGCTTAGAAGAGCAAAAGAAAAATGAAGCAGAGCAAACTCTTCGCGACACACTTGTTGAAAAAGCAGTAGAAAGTGTAGAAGTAGATATTCCTGAAGTGATGGTTGAAAGCGAAATCGATCGCATGCTTCAAGAATTCACTCAAAACCTTTCTATGCAAGGTATGAACCTTGACCTTTATTACCAATTCTCAGGTCAAAGCGAAACAGACCTTCGCAACCAAATGAAAGAAAATGCGGAGACTCGCGTTCGCACAAGCTTAACTCTTGAAGCTATCGCTGTTGCAGAAAATCTTGAAGCAACAGAAGAAGATCTAGAACAAGAGTTAACAAAAATGTCTGAGCAATTTAACTTATCAGTAGAAGACATCAAAAAAGCATTAGGCAGCACGGAAAGCATGAAAGGCGATTTGAAAATTCGCAAAGCAGTCGAATTCCTTGTAGAAAACAGCAAAACTAGTGCATAA
- a CDS encoding alpha/beta hydrolase produces the protein MIFRETGNQELDTIILLHGGGLSYWSLQQQINYLSQKFHVVTPIIDGHGEDGNTTFISIEDSADKLIKYINENHNGKVYAIYGLSLGAQIAIEIISKRKNIVEFAIIESGLVIPMKNITTLSLFMQKILYRLISQKWFAKIQAKTLNIPENMFENYYKDSQSISKQSLINSTYSNGNFYPKEHLKETNAKVLIIVGSKELKIMKKSAQVLKKTIPKSTLYIAEGMNHGGISLIHYQKHLEIIESFFCTNSVDEVAQE, from the coding sequence ATGATATTTAGGGAAACAGGTAACCAAGAGCTAGATACTATTATTCTGTTACATGGTGGAGGTTTATCCTATTGGTCGTTACAGCAACAGATTAACTACTTGTCTCAAAAGTTCCATGTTGTCACACCGATTATTGATGGTCACGGTGAAGATGGCAATACAACCTTTATTAGTATAGAAGACTCAGCAGATAAATTGATTAAGTATATTAATGAGAATCATAATGGTAAAGTGTATGCAATTTATGGACTCTCACTTGGTGCTCAAATCGCAATTGAAATTATTTCAAAAAGAAAAAATATAGTGGAGTTCGCGATTATTGAAAGTGGTTTGGTCATCCCAATGAAAAATATTACTACCTTATCTTTGTTTATGCAAAAAATTTTATATAGATTGATTAGTCAAAAATGGTTTGCAAAAATTCAGGCGAAAACATTAAATATTCCAGAAAACATGTTTGAAAATTATTATAAAGATAGTCAAAGTATTTCAAAACAATCATTAATTAATAGTACATATAGTAATGGCAATTTTTATCCCAAGGAACATTTAAAAGAAACAAATGCTAAGGTATTAATTATAGTGGGATCAAAAGAGCTAAAAATAATGAAAAAGTCTGCACAAGTCTTAAAAAAGACCATTCCTAAAAGTACACTATACATAGCAGAAGGAATGAATCATGGTGGAATTAGTTTGATTCATTATCAAAAACATCTTGAAATAATTGAATCTTTTTTTTGTACAAATAGCGTAGACGAGGTTGCTCAAGAGTAA
- a CDS encoding TetR/AcrR family transcriptional regulator produces the protein MNNAFFNMDIDKQQRIINSSFQEFSNYGYTDASTNRIVIKAGISKGSLFYYFKNKQDLLNFLFKYAIEYLTENYVAKIDTTIPDFFERYKLQRSIKNKIFTENPFVFSFISSYYYVYNNEMNLPLEIIEQLKRLEDKINNSLYQNIDISMFREDIEISELFRYFKWLMYGYEKELMIEVGDNNISSVDWNFYLERDYSSLDNLRRMFYKKDYEEV, from the coding sequence ATGAATAATGCTTTTTTTAATATGGATATAGATAAACAACAAAGAATAATTAATTCATCGTTTCAAGAATTTTCGAACTATGGTTACACTGATGCCTCTACGAATCGAATAGTAATAAAGGCAGGAATATCAAAAGGATCACTGTTCTATTACTTTAAGAACAAACAAGATCTCTTAAATTTCTTATTTAAATACGCTATTGAGTATTTAACAGAAAATTATGTTGCTAAGATAGATACTACTATTCCTGATTTTTTTGAAAGATATAAATTACAGAGATCTATTAAGAATAAAATATTTACTGAAAACCCGTTTGTTTTTTCTTTTATCTCATCTTATTATTATGTATACAACAATGAAATGAATCTTCCTTTAGAAATAATAGAACAACTAAAAAGACTTGAAGATAAGATTAATAACAGCTTATATCAAAATATCGACATTTCGATGTTTAGAGAGGATATTGAAATTAGTGAGTTATTTAGGTACTTTAAATGGTTAATGTATGGATATGAAAAAGAACTGATGATTGAAGTAGGAGATAATAATATCTCATCTGTTGACTGGAATTTTTACCTTGAAAGAGATTATTCTTCTTTAGATAATCTAAGAAGAATGTTCTATAAAAAAGATTATGAAGAGGTATAA
- a CDS encoding group I intron-associated PD-(D/E)XK endonuclease, translated as MILLPQTEHAPFDLVIYKDGSFKRVQVKYRELNSKGIIEIRFRSSYCNSNGTVNTPINKEEVDLYCVYCPQTDECYCFDPKMFEKSISLRVETPKNNQTANIKLAKDYREVP; from the coding sequence ATGATCTTGCTTCCACAAACGGAGCATGCCCCATTTGATTTAGTTATCTATAAAGATGGTTCATTCAAGCGAGTTCAAGTCAAGTATAGGGAGTTAAATTCAAAAGGGATTATTGAAATCAGATTTCGCTCATCTTACTGCAACTCTAACGGAACGGTTAATACCCCTATAAATAAAGAAGAAGTTGATCTTTACTGTGTATATTGTCCGCAAACGGATGAATGTTATTGCTTTGATCCTAAGATGTTTGAAAAATCTATTTCCTTGAGGGTAGAAACGCCAAAGAATAATCAAACGGCCAATATCAAATTAGCAAAAGATTATCGTGAAGTTCCGTAG
- a CDS encoding metallophosphoesterase, with amino-acid sequence MKVLIVSDSHGWSEVLQQLKERYERKVDAMIHCGDSELSADDPAVEGYFIVRGNCDTENQFPYDIIEGVEGRRIFVTHGHRYNIKMSLMNLMYKAKEYEADLVFFGHSHLVGAESIDGTVFVNPGSITLPRGRKEKTYAILEADHETTTVCFYDETHQELVSLRQVFN; translated from the coding sequence GTGAAAGTATTAATCGTCAGTGATAGTCACGGCTGGAGTGAAGTGTTACAACAGTTGAAAGAGCGATATGAGAGGAAAGTAGATGCGATGATCCATTGTGGAGATTCCGAATTGTCAGCGGATGACCCAGCAGTGGAAGGCTATTTTATCGTGCGTGGAAATTGTGATACCGAAAATCAGTTTCCATATGATATTATCGAAGGAGTGGAAGGAAGGCGCATTTTCGTCACGCATGGACATCGCTATAACATTAAGATGTCTTTAATGAATCTGATGTATAAAGCGAAGGAATATGAAGCCGACTTGGTTTTCTTCGGGCACTCTCATCTTGTTGGAGCGGAGAGCATCGATGGCACGGTATTCGTCAATCCAGGTAGCATCACGTTGCCGCGTGGACGCAAAGAAAAAACATATGCTATTCTTGAAGCGGATCACGAGACGACAACCGTCTGTTTTTATGATGAAACGCACCAAGAGCTTGTCTCGTTACGGCAAGTATTTAACTGA
- a CDS encoding XTP/dITP diphosphatase, with amino-acid sequence MDTVIIATKNKGKAKEFAEMFASFGMNVKTLLDYPEYADVEETGETFEENAILKAEEICKLTGRLVIADDSGLMIDALDGRPGVYSARYAGEEKSDEANIQKVLEELRDVPSEKRTARFYCALAIAMPGKETTTVAGTCEGRITEEKQGTNGFGYDPIFYVEQFEATMAQLTPETKNSISHRGQALKKLREQLPVLLAGEAK; translated from the coding sequence ATGGATACAGTAATTATCGCAACAAAAAACAAAGGAAAAGCGAAGGAATTCGCTGAGATGTTTGCCTCTTTCGGAATGAATGTGAAGACGTTGCTTGATTATCCGGAGTATGCTGATGTAGAAGAAACAGGGGAAACGTTTGAGGAGAACGCGATATTGAAGGCAGAGGAGATCTGTAAGCTAACGGGACGTCTTGTCATTGCAGACGATTCTGGTTTAATGATCGATGCACTAGATGGTCGTCCTGGTGTCTATTCAGCTAGATACGCTGGGGAAGAGAAAAGTGATGAAGCGAACATTCAAAAAGTGCTTGAGGAGCTTCGTGACGTTCCTAGCGAAAAACGGACGGCTCGTTTTTATTGTGCTTTAGCGATTGCGATGCCAGGAAAAGAAACGACAACAGTAGCAGGCACATGTGAAGGAAGAATTACAGAAGAAAAACAAGGGACAAATGGCTTTGGTTACGATCCGATTTTTTATGTGGAGCAATTTGAAGCGACGATGGCTCAGCTGACGCCTGAAACAAAAAATAGCATTAGTCACCGCGGGCAGGCTTTGAAGAAGTTACGAGAGCAGCTACCTGTTTTGCTGGCGGGTGAGGCAAAGTGA
- the rph gene encoding ribonuclease PH encodes MRVDGRTNNELRKVHIETNFLKHPEGSVLITVGDTRVICTASIEERVPPFMRGSGKGWISAEYSMLPRATEQRNIRESSKGKVSGRTMEIQRLIGRALRAVVDLEAIGERTVWIDCDVIQADGGTRTASITGAFVAMAIALDRVQREKELPAFPVTSFLAATSVGVVKDHGVVLDLNYIEDSQAEVDMNVVMTGAGEFVELQGTGEEATFSMKDLQSLLESAQIGLKELFDIQATALGEIADKISK; translated from the coding sequence ATGAGAGTTGATGGTAGAACTAATAATGAATTGCGAAAAGTACATATAGAAACCAATTTTTTAAAGCACCCGGAAGGCTCTGTGCTTATTACGGTTGGTGATACACGAGTGATTTGTACGGCGAGTATAGAAGAGAGAGTCCCGCCATTTATGCGAGGAAGTGGGAAGGGATGGATTTCAGCTGAATATTCAATGCTACCAAGAGCGACGGAGCAGCGTAATATTCGTGAATCGTCTAAAGGAAAAGTGTCTGGGCGAACGATGGAAATTCAACGTTTAATCGGGCGAGCGCTACGAGCAGTTGTTGACCTTGAAGCGATTGGCGAACGGACCGTTTGGATCGATTGTGATGTCATTCAAGCGGATGGTGGCACGCGTACTGCTTCTATCACAGGTGCTTTTGTAGCGATGGCGATCGCTCTAGATCGTGTACAAAGAGAAAAAGAATTACCTGCTTTCCCTGTGACAAGCTTTTTAGCGGCAACAAGTGTGGGGGTCGTCAAAGATCACGGAGTCGTGTTAGACTTAAATTATATTGAGGATAGCCAAGCAGAAGTCGATATGAATGTAGTGATGACTGGAGCCGGTGAGTTTGTTGAACTTCAAGGAACAGGAGAAGAAGCCACATTTTCTATGAAGGATTTGCAAAGCTTGCTTGAGTCTGCTCAAATAGGTTTGAAGGAGTTATTTGACATTCAAGCAACTGCTCTTGGTGAGATTGCCGACAAAATTAGTAAGTAA
- a CDS encoding GerMN domain-containing protein, with the protein MLNKKTTAAITILIAAVYAAGCGLLSGERKEKLDPPQSVTYTDNLKSEEQQLTKQNKNMVMTELYLIDKNGYVVSQTMPLSNTKNLAKQALEYLVAEGPITNMLPNDFRPVLPAGTQVQSVDVQNGTATVDFSPEFKEYAKEDEARIVQAVTWTLTQFDSINRVKMRINGHELKEMPVANMPLNAKGMTRKSGINLDTSNVVDVANTRPVTVYFMAQQGDNYYYVPVTRRIANNSKEDQISAVVKELTKGPKAGSGLVTEFIPQAELLERPIVKDGRVTLNFNEAILGSMENKVVSEHVLKLLALSLTEDSTIESLAIQVAGSSEIITEKGEPLSSSVTRPEFINPIGL; encoded by the coding sequence ATGCTCAATAAGAAAACGACAGCCGCAATCACCATCCTGATTGCCGCGGTTTATGCTGCTGGGTGTGGCTTGCTATCTGGGGAAAGAAAGGAAAAGCTGGATCCGCCGCAATCAGTGACGTATACCGATAATTTAAAAAGTGAGGAACAGCAACTGACGAAGCAAAATAAAAATATGGTGATGACAGAACTTTATTTAATTGACAAAAATGGCTACGTAGTTTCACAGACGATGCCCCTTTCCAATACAAAAAATTTGGCCAAGCAAGCACTAGAGTATCTCGTAGCGGAAGGGCCAATCACCAATATGCTTCCGAATGATTTTCGCCCTGTTTTACCGGCGGGCACTCAAGTGCAGAGTGTGGACGTTCAAAATGGAACAGCTACGGTTGATTTCTCACCTGAATTTAAAGAGTATGCAAAGGAAGATGAAGCTCGGATTGTACAAGCGGTGACATGGACATTGACTCAATTCGATTCTATTAATCGAGTGAAGATGCGGATTAACGGCCATGAGCTTAAGGAAATGCCTGTTGCGAACATGCCTTTAAATGCGAAAGGGATGACTCGAAAATCTGGGATTAATTTAGATACTTCAAATGTGGTAGATGTGGCCAATACAAGACCGGTGACGGTGTATTTTATGGCACAACAGGGAGATAATTATTATTATGTACCTGTGACTAGGCGGATCGCTAATAATAGTAAGGAAGATCAAATTTCAGCCGTGGTGAAAGAGTTGACGAAAGGACCAAAGGCTGGTTCAGGACTGGTCACTGAATTTATACCACAGGCAGAGCTGCTTGAACGTCCGATTGTGAAAGATGGGAGAGTGACGTTGAACTTTAATGAGGCGATTCTGGGCAGTATGGAAAATAAAGTGGTATCCGAACATGTGTTAAAATTATTAGCCTTGTCTTTAACAGAAGATAGCACTATTGAAAGCTTAGCGATTCAAGTCGCTGGAAGTTCTGAAATTATCACAGAAAAAGGGGAGCCACTCAGCAGTTCGGTGACAAGACCAGAATTTATTAATCCGATTGGCTTGTGA
- the racE gene encoding glutamate racemase, which translates to MNRPIGVMDSGVGGLTVAKEMMRQLPNETIYYTGDTARCPYGPRPVEEVKAFTWEMTRFLLEKDIKMLVIACNTATAVVLEEIQEELDIPVVGVIRPGARAAIKHTRNDQIAVLGTIGTVKSGAYEHALKAINDHVEVISLACPKFVPLVESGEHKSAMAKKVVAETLKPLKSMPIDTVILGCTHYPLLESIISNTLGDEVQIISSGEETAREVSAILDYQQIQSKEKASPHRFFITGSKELFYEIASDWLQNKQIQVETIRLGS; encoded by the coding sequence TTGAATAGACCAATTGGTGTCATGGATTCGGGAGTCGGTGGATTGACCGTAGCGAAAGAAATGATGCGTCAGCTCCCGAATGAAACAATTTATTATACTGGAGATACAGCCCGTTGTCCGTATGGCCCTCGACCGGTGGAGGAAGTGAAAGCTTTCACATGGGAAATGACTCGCTTTTTGCTTGAAAAAGATATTAAAATGCTTGTCATTGCGTGTAATACAGCGACAGCGGTTGTATTAGAAGAAATACAAGAGGAGCTCGACATTCCGGTTGTTGGCGTCATACGTCCTGGTGCAAGAGCAGCCATTAAGCATACGAGAAATGATCAGATTGCTGTGCTTGGGACGATTGGAACGGTCAAAAGTGGTGCTTATGAACACGCACTGAAGGCCATTAACGATCATGTTGAAGTCATCTCCCTTGCCTGTCCTAAATTTGTCCCACTTGTTGAAAGTGGTGAGCATAAAAGTGCCATGGCCAAAAAAGTGGTTGCTGAAACATTAAAACCGTTAAAAAGCATGCCAATTGATACGGTAATATTAGGCTGTACACACTATCCGTTACTAGAATCGATCATTTCTAACACTCTTGGCGATGAGGTTCAAATTATTAGTTCAGGGGAAGAGACCGCTCGGGAAGTGAGTGCCATTCTTGATTATCAACAAATCCAATCAAAGGAGAAGGCTTCCCCTCATCGCTTTTTCATCACCGGTTCTAAAGAGCTGTTTTATGAAATCGCTTCTGATTGGCTGCAAAATAAACAAATACAAGTTGAGACGATCCGCTTAGGTAGCTAA
- a CDS encoding MarR family transcriptional regulator yields MTEELDCSSEFVAEIEKELRYINVIIKQKGREILSDYHITPPQFVALQWLFEEGDMTIGDLSTKMYLACSTTTDLIDRMEKTKLVERVKDEHDRRIVRIHLLGEGSRIINEVIAKRQLYVKQLLMDFTKEEVASLKRNLEKMHQEMKEE; encoded by the coding sequence ATGACAGAAGAGTTAGACTGTTCGTCTGAATTTGTCGCGGAGATTGAAAAGGAATTGCGATATATAAATGTGATCATAAAACAAAAAGGTCGCGAAATTTTGAGCGATTATCATATTACGCCCCCGCAGTTTGTTGCGTTACAATGGTTGTTTGAAGAAGGGGATATGACGATAGGAGATCTATCAACGAAAATGTATTTAGCTTGTAGCACGACGACCGATTTAATCGATCGGATGGAGAAAACAAAGCTAGTTGAACGTGTAAAGGATGAGCATGATCGACGAATTGTCCGCATTCATTTGTTGGGTGAAGGGTCGCGAATTATTAATGAAGTGATTGCTAAACGTCAGCTATATGTGAAACAACTATTAATGGATTTCACGAAAGAAGAAGTGGCATCGCTTAAGCGAAATTTAGAGAAAATGCATCAAGAAATGAAAGAAGAATGA
- a CDS encoding helix-turn-helix domain-containing protein, protein MREHRFVRKPLLTKREKEVFTLLVQDKTTKEIAEELFISEKTVRNHISNSIQKLGVKGRSQAIIELLRMGELKL, encoded by the coding sequence GTGAGGGAGCACCGCTTTGTTCGAAAACCACTTTTAACGAAAAGAGAAAAAGAAGTGTTTACGTTGCTAGTTCAAGATAAAACAACGAAGGAAATCGCGGAAGAATTATTTATCAGTGAAAAAACTGTTAGAAACCATATTTCTAATTCCATTCAAAAGCTAGGGGTTAAAGGCCGTTCACAGGCAATTATTGAATTATTGCGAATGGGTGAACTGAAGCTTTAA
- a CDS encoding thioesterase family protein translates to MKKIAYIDDWNQWESGFHFFHPVSVRFSETDMFGHLNNTVPFVYFEEARIEFFNEIGLMENWLKEDCGTIIVVADLQCDFIQQVFFGEKLKVFVKAATIGQSSVDLHYKGVNQKGDICFVGRGRIVQISRETHKPFSLTEEMKEKLAQISK, encoded by the coding sequence ATGAAAAAGATTGCATATATTGATGATTGGAATCAGTGGGAAAGTGGCTTTCACTTTTTTCATCCTGTCAGCGTTCGCTTTTCTGAAACAGATATGTTCGGTCATTTAAATAACACGGTGCCATTTGTTTATTTTGAAGAGGCGCGCATCGAATTCTTCAATGAAATAGGATTAATGGAGAACTGGTTGAAAGAAGATTGTGGCACGATTATCGTCGTTGCAGACTTACAATGTGATTTCATTCAGCAAGTATTCTTTGGAGAAAAGTTGAAGGTTTTTGTGAAAGCAGCGACGATCGGTCAATCTTCCGTCGATCTTCATTATAAAGGGGTCAATCAAAAGGGAGACATCTGTTTTGTTGGGAGAGGCAGAATTGTTCAAATCTCCCGAGAAACTCACAAACCATTTTCATTAACAGAAGAGATGAAAGAAAAGCTTGCGCAAATCTCTAAGTAA
- the sdhB gene encoding succinate dehydrogenase iron-sulfur subunit encodes MSENKSVRFIITRQDTMDSAPYEEEFEIPYRPNMNVISALMEIRRNPVNAKGQQSTPIAWDMNCLEEVCGACSMVINGKPRQSCTALVDQLEQPIRLAPMSTFPVVRDLQVDRSRMFDSLKKVKAWIPIDGTYDLGPGPRMPERKRQWAYELSKCMTCGVCLEACPNVNSKSSFIGPQPLSQVRLFNAHPTGAMNKDERLHAIMGDGGLANCGNSQNCVQSCPKGIPLTTSIAALNRDTTVQAFRSFFGSDYQVD; translated from the coding sequence ATGAGTGAAAATAAGTCAGTCCGCTTTATTATTACTCGTCAAGACACGATGGATTCTGCTCCGTACGAAGAAGAGTTCGAGATTCCATATCGCCCGAATATGAACGTTATTTCGGCGTTGATGGAAATTCGCAGAAATCCAGTCAATGCAAAAGGCCAACAATCAACGCCAATTGCTTGGGATATGAACTGTCTTGAAGAAGTATGTGGCGCATGTTCAATGGTGATTAACGGCAAACCAAGACAATCATGTACAGCATTAGTGGATCAACTTGAGCAGCCAATCCGCCTTGCTCCAATGAGTACGTTCCCGGTTGTACGTGACTTACAAGTCGACCGTAGTCGCATGTTTGACTCTTTGAAAAAGGTAAAAGCATGGATTCCGATTGATGGAACATACGACCTTGGACCTGGTCCACGTATGCCTGAAAGAAAACGTCAATGGGCATATGAATTGTCTAAATGTATGACTTGTGGTGTTTGCTTAGAAGCTTGTCCAAATGTAAACAGCAAATCAAGCTTCATTGGGCCTCAACCATTATCGCAAGTTCGTTTATTTAATGCTCACCCAACAGGTGCAATGAATAAAGACGAACGTTTGCATGCGATTATGGGAGATGGTGGTCTTGCCAACTGCGGAAACTCTCAAAACTGTGTGCAGTCTTGTCCGAAGGGAATTCCTTTGACAACATCTATCGCTGCTTTGAACCGTGACACAACTGTTCAAGCATTCCGTAGTTTCTTCGGAAGCGATTATCAAGTAGATTAA
- the sdhA gene encoding succinate dehydrogenase flavoprotein subunit, translating into MGKGKIIVVGGGLAGLMATIKAAEEGTQVDLFSLVPVKRSHSVCAQGGINGAVNTKGEGDSPYVHFDDTIYGGDFLANQPPVKAMTEAAPGIIHLLDRMGVMFNRTPEGLLDFRRFGGTQHHRTAFAGATTGQQLLYALDEQVRRHEVAGLVTKYEGWEFLGAVVDDEGICRGIVGQNLTDMSIQTFPGDAVIMATGGPGIIFGKSTNSVINTGSAASIVYQQGVHYANGEFIQIHPTAIPGDDKLRLMSESARGEGGRVWTYKDGKPWYFLEEKYPAYGNLVPRDIATREIFDVCVNQKLGINGENMVYLDLSHKDPHELDIKLGGIIEIYEKFMGDDPRKVPMKIFPAVHYSMGGLWVDYEQQTNIPGLFAAGECDYSQHGANRLGANSLLSAIYGGMVAGPNAVKYINGLEKTSEAISSSVFDRYKKQEEAKWNEVMSLDGKENAYILHKELGEWMTANVTVVRYNDKLKQTDDKIVELMERWKNININDTAKWSNQGATFTRQLKNMLHLARVVTIGALNRNESRGAHYKPDFPDRNDEDFLKTTMATFKGDNEAPAFHYEDVDISLIPPRKRDYSKKKEEK; encoded by the coding sequence ATGGGTAAAGGAAAAATTATCGTAGTCGGCGGCGGATTAGCCGGTTTAATGGCTACAATTAAAGCAGCAGAAGAAGGAACGCAAGTCGATCTATTCTCATTAGTTCCAGTAAAGCGTTCTCACTCTGTTTGTGCACAAGGCGGTATTAATGGTGCCGTTAACACAAAAGGTGAAGGAGATTCACCTTACGTTCACTTTGATGATACGATTTATGGAGGAGACTTTCTTGCTAACCAACCACCGGTAAAAGCAATGACAGAAGCAGCTCCAGGAATTATTCACTTATTGGATCGTATGGGAGTTATGTTTAACCGTACGCCAGAAGGACTTCTTGATTTCCGTCGTTTCGGAGGTACGCAACATCACCGTACAGCATTTGCGGGTGCAACGACTGGACAACAGCTTTTATATGCGTTGGATGAACAAGTTCGTCGTCATGAAGTAGCTGGTCTTGTAACGAAATATGAAGGCTGGGAATTCCTTGGTGCAGTTGTTGACGATGAGGGAATTTGCCGCGGAATCGTCGGACAAAACTTAACGGATATGAGCATTCAGACTTTCCCTGGTGATGCAGTCATTATGGCTACAGGTGGTCCTGGTATCATTTTCGGAAAATCAACGAACTCTGTTATCAATACGGGTTCTGCTGCTTCTATTGTTTACCAACAAGGAGTACACTATGCAAATGGTGAATTTATCCAAATTCACCCAACTGCGATTCCAGGAGACGATAAGCTTCGTTTAATGAGTGAATCAGCTCGTGGGGAAGGTGGCCGTGTATGGACGTATAAAGACGGTAAGCCTTGGTACTTCCTTGAAGAAAAATATCCGGCATACGGAAACCTTGTACCACGTGATATTGCGACGCGTGAAATCTTTGATGTTTGCGTGAACCAAAAACTAGGTATCAATGGTGAAAACATGGTTTATTTGGATCTATCCCATAAAGATCCGCATGAATTAGATATTAAACTTGGTGGAATTATTGAAATCTATGAGAAATTCATGGGTGACGATCCACGTAAAGTACCAATGAAAATCTTCCCAGCTGTCCATTATTCTATGGGTGGACTATGGGTGGATTATGAGCAACAAACAAATATTCCTGGTTTATTTGCTGCCGGTGAATGTGATTATTCACAGCATGGTGCAAACCGTTTAGGTGCAAACTCCCTTCTTTCCGCTATTTACGGTGGTATGGTAGCTGGACCGAATGCTGTGAAATATATTAATGGTCTTGAGAAAACTTCAGAAGCGATTTCTTCTTCTGTTTTCGATCGCTATAAGAAACAAGAAGAAGCGAAGTGGAACGAAGTCATGTCTCTTGATGGTAAAGAAAATGCTTATATTCTTCACAAAGAGCTTGGTGAGTGGATGACGGCGAATGTAACCGTTGTTCGTTACAACGATAAGCTGAAACAAACAGATGATAAAATTGTCGAGTTAATGGAACGTTGGAAAAACATTAACATTAACGACACAGCAAAATGGAGCAATCAAGGGGCAACTTTCACTCGTCAGTTGAAAAACATGCTTCACCTTGCTCGCGTAGTAACAATCGGTGCGTTAAATCGTAATGAAAGCCGTGGAGCGCATTACAAACCTGACTTCCCGGATCGTAACGATGAAGATTTCTTGAAAACAACGATGGCAACATTTAAAGGTGACAATGAAGCACCTGCTTTCCATTACGAAGATGTGGATATTTCATTGATCCCTCCTCGTAAGCGCGACTACTCTAAGAAGAAGGAGGAGAAATAA